CCGCCGCCACCATGGCGTCGCGCCGGACGGCGCCTGCGCGCGGCCCGGTGGGCGGCCAGGCGCTGGGCAGGTGAGCCGGACACGAGCGGTTCCCCCTGCTCTCCCCCGCGCTTCCCCCGTGCGGCGGCACCGTTCCCCCGTTCTGGGGAAGCGTCGGGCTCGCCGGCACCCGGGCCGGCCCAGGGCTGCGACCCTGCCCCCATGACGCAGTTGGAAGAGTTCACCACTCCCGTCGACGCGGTCGTCTCCCGGATGCGCGCGCTGGCCGCGGCCCTGCCCGCACAGGACGGGGTCGCGGTCTTCAACCGTGTCTACCTCGCCGTCACCGAGGCCGTCGGCCACCGCATCGGCACCGGCGCCTTCCCCGACGCGCGTGCCGCGACCACGCTGGACGTACGGTTCGCGGAGCGTTACCTGGCGGCCGTCGACGCGGCAGCGGCCGGCCGGCGTCCACCGGCCTGCTGGCGGCCCCTGTTCCAGTTGCGCCGCCATCCCGGCGTACGGCCACTGCAGTTCGCGCTCGCGGGCGTCAACGCGCACATCGGCCACGATCTGGCGCTCGCCGTCGTGGACGCCTGTCGTACGCTCGACTGTGAACCGGCCGAGCTGGAGGACGAGTTCGACCACGTGGGCGACCTCCTCGTGACGCTGGAGGAGCGCATCCGCGAGGATCTGATGCCGGGTCCCGACCTGCTCCAGATCGCCGACCCGCTCACCCATCTGCTCGGCGCCTGGAGCCTGGAGCGCGCCCGGGACGCCACCTGGTCGGCGGCGCGGGCCCTGTGGGCGCTGCGCCGACTGCCGGACCTCGCCGCGGAGTTCACCGAGCGGCTGGACGCGGCGGTGGGCCTCGCGGGACGCATGATGCTCACGCCGCTGCCGGACTGACGCGTCCGCTTCCCGGCCCTCACGCCCGGAATCACCGTGCCCGTCCCGGGCGTTGAGTCTTCTGGTACCCCGACTGCGAAGGAGCACAAGGCATGGCGATCCGGCTCGGTCTCAGCCTCCCCCAGATGCGGCAGTACGACCTCGGCAGGGACGTGCCCGACGTGGCGCGCGCGGCCGAGCGGATCGGTTACGACAGCCTGTGGGTGTTCGAGCGGGCCCTGTTCCCCGAGCCCGCCACGCAGGGCCTGTACGGCATCGAGGGCCTGCCCTGGCCCGACTCCTACCGGCACGTCGCCGACCCCTTGGTGACGCTCACGCTGGCCGCCGCGGCCACCGAGCGGGCCGAGCTCGGCACCAGCGTGCTGGTGGCGCCGCTGCACGTGCCGTTCCAGCTCGCCAAGGCCCTCGCGAGCCTGGACGCGGCGAGCGGCGGCCGGGTGATCGCCGGACTCGGCACGGGCTGGTCCCTCGACGAGTACGCGGCCGCGTCGGTCCGTCCGTTCGAGGAGCGCGGCCAGGTCCTGGACGAGCTGATCGGCGTGTGCCGCGCGGTCTGGGGACCGGACCCGGTCGCGTACGACGGGCGGCTCACGAAAATCGCGCCGGCGCTGGTCGGCCCCAAGCCCGCCCGGTCCATCCCCCTCCTGCTGGCCGCGAGCAGCCCCAAGGCACAGCGTCGGCTCGTCGATCACGCCGACGGCTGGCTCCCGGTCGGCATGGACCCCGAGGGCCTGGCCGCGCAGTGGCGCCGGCTGCAGGAGCTGGCGCAGGAGCGGGGGCGTACGGAGCCGATCCGGACGGTGGTACGGGTGAACGCGGAGTACTCCGCGAAGCCGTACGACGGCCCGGACCGCCGGCCCTTCCAGGGCGACGTCGACCAGATCGTCGAGGACCTCGTACCGTACGCCGGGATCGGCCTGGATGAGGTCCTCGTGGACCTCCAGTCCACCCCGAGGGACGCCGAGGAGCTGAAGGACGTGGCCGCGCAGGTCTACGAGAGGGCCCGCGCGGCCGGGGTGTGACCGCCGGTCAGTCCTCCGGGAGCTCCACCGGCGCGATCTCGTCGTAGACGTCGCCGGGGCCGGGGTTGGCCGCGTCGGTCGTCCCGCCGAAGTGGTGCATGACGCCCCAGACCGCGTTCAGCGCGGTCTGGACGGCGCCCTCGGCCCAGCCCGCCGTCCAGGAGATGTCGTCACCGGCGAGGAAGATGCCCCGCTTGTCCTCGGGCAGCCGGTCCTGCATGAAGTGCGTGAACAGGCGCCGCTGGTAGCGGTAGTGGCCGGGCAGGTTTGCCTTGAACGCACCCATGAAATAGGGCTCGTTCTCCCAGGACACGGTCACCGGGTTGCCGATGATGTGCTTGCGGATGTCGACCTTCGGGTAGATCTCGCCGAGCGACTTCAGCATGACCTCCATCCGCTCGTTCGCGGACAGCGGCAGCCACTTCAGGCTGTCGTCGCACCAGGTGTACGACAGGCAGATCACGGCCGGCTGGTCCGGACCGTCGTCCAGCAGGTAGGTGCCGCGGGTCATCCGGTCGGTGAGCGTCATCGACATGACGTCGCGGCCGGTCTCCTCGTCCTTGTCCAGCCAGAACGGCCGGTCCACGGGCACGAAGAGCTTGGACGACTCCATGTAGTGGGTGCGCTCGATCGCGGTCCAGTGGTCGATGGGGAACAGTGAGTCGTCGCACTGGATCTTGGACAGCAGCATCCACGACTGGGCGGTGAAGATCGCGGCCTGGTAGGTGCGGATGTCGCCGTTCGCGTCCGTCACGGTGATCCGGTTGCCCGCGGTGCGGTGCAGCCGCGTCACGGCCGGGCGGGGCTCGCCGCCCACGTGCAGCGAGGCCAGCGAGGTGCCGTACGGCCAGTGCACGATCTTCTCCGGCTCGCGCTCCCACAGCCGCAGCGGCAGCTGCTGCGAGCCCCCGACGATGCCGCGGTGGTGGTCGTCGGCCTCGGTGTAGACGACCCGCAGGATCTCCAGGATGGAGTTGGGGAAGTCGGTGTCCCAGCCGCCGGTGCCGAAGCCGACCTGGCCGAAGATCTCCCGGTGCCGGAAGGACTTGAAGGCCTCGGAGTCGCACAGGAAGCCGTAGAAGGTCTGGTTGTCGAGCTTCTCGACGAGCCGGGACCAGATCTCGCGGATGCGCTTGACGTCCCGCTCGCGCATGGCCCGGTTCATGTCGGAGAAGTCGGCGCCCTCTTCGAGGCACTTGTTCCACGCGTCGGCGACGTCGCGGTAGACCTGCGGCAGGTCGTCGATGGTCTCGGCGTAGTGCGACTCGCCCTTGAGGTCGACGACGGTCGAGGGGGTCGTCTCGGCCAGCGGGTTGGGGAAGGGCCGCGTCTCCAGGCCCACCAGGTCGATGTAGTGCTGCAGGGCCGTGGAGGACGGCGGAAAGCGCATCGCGCCCATCTCCGCGGTCAGCGACGGGTCGCAGCCCTCGAAACCGACGGTGCGCAGTCGCCCGCCGATCCGGTCGGCCTCGTAGACGACGGGCTTGAGGCCCATCTTCATCAGCTCGTACGCCGCCACGATGCCGGACAGGCCACCGCCGATGACCGCGACCTCGGTGCCGTGCTCGGTCGCCGGGATCTGGCCGAGGCCCGCCGGGTGGGCGAGGAAGTCGTCGTACGCGTACGGGAAGTCCGGGCCGAACATGGTGATCGGCGGCTGCTGCGCGTCGGCGTGCTCGACGGCGTTGGGCACCGTGGACGTCATGGGGTTCGGGCTCCTTGCGCGAAACGAAGTACGAGGGGTGAGGAGGGCGGGGTTCAGACCAAGGACCCGTAGAGGCCGGGGCGGCGGTCCTTCAGGTACGGGTTCGCCTCCCGCGAGGCGGCGAGGAAGGCGGGGTCCACGTCGGCGAGGACGAGATCCTCGCCGCGCCCGGCGCGCGTGCGGGCGAACCCGTCCGGCCCGGCGAGGGTGGACAGCCCCACGAACTCGAACTCGCCTTCCTGGCCGACCCGATTGACGTACGCCACGTACATCTGGTTCTCGAAGGCCCGCACCGGCACCAGCGACTCGGCGACGAACTGGAACGGGTGCATCTGCGCGGTCGGGACCAGCAGCAGGTCGGTGCCGGCCAGGGCGTGCGCGCGGACGTTCTCCGGGAACTCCACGTCGTAGCAGATCATGATGCCGACCCTCAGCCCGTCCAGCTCGGCCTGGACGACCGGCTGGTCGCCCGGCGCGAAGTGATCGCGCTCGAAGCAGCCGAAGAGGTGGGTCTTGCGGTAGTTGGCCAGCCGTGTGCCGTCGGCGGAGATCAGCTGGGCGGAGTTGAAGACCACGTCCGCGGAGCGCTCCGGGTAGCCGTAGGCGATGGCCAGGCCGTGCCGCGAGGCGGTTTCCGCGATCGCGTCGGCGGCGTCGCCGTCGGCGGGCTCGGCGAGGCGGGCGATGTCCTCGCCGATGGCGTATCCGGTCAGGAACATCTCCGGCGCGACGAGCAGCCCCGCGCCGGCGGCGGCGGCGCGGCCCGCGGCGTCGTCGAGGACCTTCAGGTTCTCGACGGTGGAGCCGGGCCGGCCGGAGCTCTGGAGCAGGGCGGTGCGCATGCGTGTTCCTCACCAGGACGAATGGGTGTGGGGGCCACGTAGACGGTACGGGCGGCGGGCGCGGCCGGACAAGGAGGAGCCGTTGCGCGCTCATGGCCGGTTCGTTGCGTCCGTTCGGCGTTACCCGGCGATTCGTTGCGCGCCCCTGTCATGCGTCTCCTCGTCTCGGGCGCAAGGCGAGACCGGGCCGCGCATCAGGCCCGCTCCCCTCGACGGCGACCAGCCACTCCCGCGTCGGCCTGCTCCCCTCCGGCCTGCCACACCCCAGCCCGCCCTGCCGGCCCGCTCCCCCCGACGGCAACCAGCCACACCCGCGCCGACCCGCTCCCCACCGGCCCGCCACACCCCAGCCCGCGCTGCGAACCCGCTCGTCTCCGGCCCGCCACACCCGCGCCGACCCGCTCCCCACCGGCCCGCCACACCCCAGCCCGCCCTACGAACCCGCTCGTCTCCGGCCCGCCACACCCGCGCCGACCCGCTCCCCACCGGCCCGCCACACCCCAGCCCGCGCTGCGAACCCGCTCGTCTCCGGCCCGCCACACCCGCGCCGACCCGCTCCCCACCGGCCCGCCACACCCCAGCCCGCGCTGCGAACCCGCTCGTCTCCGGCCCGCCCCGCCCGTGCCCGCGACCAAAAGGCCGTGCCTCAGGCTCGGTCCCCTCGGCCGCGGCCCGCCACGCCCGTGCCCGCGACCAGGGTCGCCGTCACCAGGTACGGCGCCGCGAACACAGCGAAGGCCGTGCTGTGCCCGGTCCTTGAACCGATGGCCGCGTAGGCGCCGAACACGGCGACGGTGGCCAGCTCCGTGCCGAGCCCCGCGATCGACGTGACGGTGGCCCGCGCCCCGTCGTCGATCCGCCGCTGGAACCGGGCGTCGGCCAGCACGGTCGCCAGCTGGAAGCCGCCGAAGGCGACGGCCACCAGCAGCAGGCCGGCCGGCGCCCGGGCCAGGGCTCCGGCGGCGAGGGCCAGCGCGGAACCGGCGAGCAGGCCCGCGAACCCGGCCGCGCCGAGGCGTTCGCCCGGACCGGCGAGCAGGCTGCCCGCGGTGGCCCCCGCCCAGACCAGCAGAAGCGCATAGGGCCCGGCCCAGTCCGGCACTCCGCTGTCGCGGACCAGCAGCGGCGTGTACTCGTCGAGCGCGCCCCACACCGAGCCGACGGCCGCGACCAGCAGCAGGGCCGCGATGACCGGCCGGCCGGGGCGGCCGACGGCGCGCAGGGCGCCGTACCAGCTCTCGCTCCGGGCCGTCGCCGACCGCTGCTCGGGGAAGCGGGTCGCCACGGCCGCAGTCAGCAGACAGGTCAGCACGCCGGCCGCGCCGACCGCCGAATAACCGCCCACCGCGAGCACGGGCCCGGCCAGTCCCATCGCGGCCATCACGCCGACGAGGCCCGCGGCACGCGCCCGGCCCATCACGCGGGCGTAGTCCTCACCGGCGCCGAGCCGGTCCAGTTCCTCGTAGACCAGCGCCTCCAGCGCGCCGGAGCCCAGGGCTCCGCCGGCGCCCCAGAGGACGAAGCCGAGCGCGAACGCCCCGTACGAGGGGACGAGCACCCACAGGGCGAAGCCGACGGCGGTCAGCAGCGGGCCGAGCCACAGCAGCAGCCGACGGGAGACGGCGTCGGCCCAGGCGCCGGAGGGGACCTCCAGCAGCACGCCGGTGACCGACCAGAGGGCGAAGAGGGAGGAGGTCTGCCCGAGGGACAGTCCGGTGTCGTCGAAGAGCAGGGCGTAGACCGGGTACAGCAGGACGAAGTCGTCCAGGAAGGCGTAGCCGTACAGCGTCCGGGTCAGCCGCCGGACGCGGGGC
This region of Streptomyces chromofuscus genomic DNA includes:
- a CDS encoding carbon-nitrogen hydrolase family protein translates to MRTALLQSSGRPGSTVENLKVLDDAAGRAAAAGAGLLVAPEMFLTGYAIGEDIARLAEPADGDAADAIAETASRHGLAIAYGYPERSADVVFNSAQLISADGTRLANYRKTHLFGCFERDHFAPGDQPVVQAELDGLRVGIMICYDVEFPENVRAHALAGTDLLLVPTAQMHPFQFVAESLVPVRAFENQMYVAYVNRVGQEGEFEFVGLSTLAGPDGFARTRAGRGEDLVLADVDPAFLAASREANPYLKDRRPGLYGSLV
- a CDS encoding LLM class F420-dependent oxidoreductase, translated to MAIRLGLSLPQMRQYDLGRDVPDVARAAERIGYDSLWVFERALFPEPATQGLYGIEGLPWPDSYRHVADPLVTLTLAAAATERAELGTSVLVAPLHVPFQLAKALASLDAASGGRVIAGLGTGWSLDEYAAASVRPFEERGQVLDELIGVCRAVWGPDPVAYDGRLTKIAPALVGPKPARSIPLLLAASSPKAQRRLVDHADGWLPVGMDPEGLAAQWRRLQELAQERGRTEPIRTVVRVNAEYSAKPYDGPDRRPFQGDVDQIVEDLVPYAGIGLDEVLVDLQSTPRDAEELKDVAAQVYERARAAGV
- a CDS encoding MFS transporter — encoded protein: MTRTLYGYAFLDDFVLLYPVYALLFDDTGLSLGQTSSLFALWSVTGVLLEVPSGAWADAVSRRLLLWLGPLLTAVGFALWVLVPSYGAFALGFVLWGAGGALGSGALEALVYEELDRLGAGEDYARVMGRARAAGLVGVMAAMGLAGPVLAVGGYSAVGAAGVLTCLLTAAVATRFPEQRSATARSESWYGALRAVGRPGRPVIAALLLVAAVGSVWGALDEYTPLLVRDSGVPDWAGPYALLLVWAGATAGSLLAGPGERLGAAGFAGLLAGSALALAAGALARAPAGLLLVAVAFGGFQLATVLADARFQRRIDDGARATVTSIAGLGTELATVAVFGAYAAIGSRTGHSTAFAVFAAPYLVTATLVAGTGVAGRGRGDRA
- a CDS encoding DUF5995 family protein, translating into MTQLEEFTTPVDAVVSRMRALAAALPAQDGVAVFNRVYLAVTEAVGHRIGTGAFPDARAATTLDVRFAERYLAAVDAAAAGRRPPACWRPLFQLRRHPGVRPLQFALAGVNAHIGHDLALAVVDACRTLDCEPAELEDEFDHVGDLLVTLEERIREDLMPGPDLLQIADPLTHLLGAWSLERARDATWSAARALWALRRLPDLAAEFTERLDAAVGLAGRMMLTPLPD
- a CDS encoding flavin monoamine oxidase family protein, which encodes MTSTVPNAVEHADAQQPPITMFGPDFPYAYDDFLAHPAGLGQIPATEHGTEVAVIGGGLSGIVAAYELMKMGLKPVVYEADRIGGRLRTVGFEGCDPSLTAEMGAMRFPPSSTALQHYIDLVGLETRPFPNPLAETTPSTVVDLKGESHYAETIDDLPQVYRDVADAWNKCLEEGADFSDMNRAMRERDVKRIREIWSRLVEKLDNQTFYGFLCDSEAFKSFRHREIFGQVGFGTGGWDTDFPNSILEILRVVYTEADDHHRGIVGGSQQLPLRLWEREPEKIVHWPYGTSLASLHVGGEPRPAVTRLHRTAGNRITVTDANGDIRTYQAAIFTAQSWMLLSKIQCDDSLFPIDHWTAIERTHYMESSKLFVPVDRPFWLDKDEETGRDVMSMTLTDRMTRGTYLLDDGPDQPAVICLSYTWCDDSLKWLPLSANERMEVMLKSLGEIYPKVDIRKHIIGNPVTVSWENEPYFMGAFKANLPGHYRYQRRLFTHFMQDRLPEDKRGIFLAGDDISWTAGWAEGAVQTALNAVWGVMHHFGGTTDAANPGPGDVYDEIAPVELPED